The Tepidibacter aestuarii genome contains a region encoding:
- the codY gene encoding GTP-sensing pleiotropic transcriptional regulator CodY has protein sequence MASELLQKTRKINKILQKSGTEPVSFPQLCEILSEVLNTNTYIISGKGKILGVHLTDIKGSLIVSDEDTGEEKLPEEYTSNIMKVTDTVENITGDKFLEIFKHDVEGSGKFTTIVPIMGSGQRVGSLLLARFDSEFTDEDIVLAEYSATVVCLEILRAKSEEMEEEMRKKAVVQMAIGTLSYSELEAVEHIFNELDGMEGLLVASKIADRVGITRSVIVNALRKFESAGVIESRSLGMKGTHIRILNPKLLDELNKIKK, from the coding sequence ATGGCTAGCGAACTACTTCAAAAAACTAGAAAAATAAATAAAATATTACAAAAATCAGGTACAGAACCTGTTTCTTTCCCACAATTATGTGAAATATTAAGTGAAGTTTTAAATACTAACACTTATATAATAAGTGGAAAAGGTAAAATCTTAGGAGTGCATCTAACAGATATTAAAGGAAGCCTTATTGTATCTGATGAAGATACTGGAGAAGAAAAATTACCAGAGGAATATACAAGCAATATAATGAAGGTGACGGATACTGTTGAGAATATAACTGGAGATAAATTCTTAGAAATATTTAAGCATGATGTTGAGGGGTCTGGCAAGTTTACAACTATAGTTCCTATTATGGGTAGTGGACAAAGAGTAGGAAGCTTATTACTTGCTAGATTTGATAGTGAGTTTACGGATGAAGATATAGTACTTGCTGAGTATAGTGCGACAGTTGTATGCTTAGAAATTCTTAGAGCTAAATCTGAAGAGATGGAAGAAGAAATGAGAAAGAAGGCTGTAGTTCAAATGGCCATAGGAACTCTTTCTTATTCAGAGCTTGAAGCTGTTGAGCATATATTCAATGAGCTTGATGGAATGGAAGGACTACTTGTTGCTAGTAAAATAGCAGACAGAGTAGGAATAACTAGATCTGTTATAGTTAATGCATTAAGAAAGTTCGAGAGTGCAGGAGTTATAGAGTCTAGATCATTAGGTATGAAGGGAACTCACATAAGAATACTTAACCCTAAATTACTAGATGAGTTAAATAAAATTAAAAAATAG
- a CDS encoding replication-associated recombination protein A, with protein MKPLADRIRPKEIDDIVGQGHLIGKNKILSRILESGYITNMIFYGPPGVGKTTVANIVANKTNKKFYKINATNSSLEDIKKIIRDLDSLECINGILLYLDEIQNFNKKQQQSLLEFMENGKITLIASTTENPYHYIYKAILSRSTIFEFKSIQKSDIIKGIKRAILIIKKDLFDINIVFDENAIDYVASVSGGDLRRAINSVELCIYSTNPNEDGEINVNIEKAKECTQKSVLNYDKSGDSHYDILSAFQKSIRGSNPDASIHYLARLIKAGDLISICRRLLVIASEDIGMAYPNAITIVKACVDSANQIGFPEARMPLAQATLLLATSPKSNSAYKAIDKALYELDTIDVGQIPNHIKDAHYSGAKSLGRGVQYKYPHGYKNNYVEQQYLPDNIKNSIYYEPGDNKMERNIENYLKFIREN; from the coding sequence ATGAAACCATTAGCTGATAGAATAAGGCCTAAAGAAATAGATGATATAGTAGGACAAGGTCATTTGATAGGGAAAAATAAAATATTAAGTCGAATATTAGAATCTGGATATATAACTAATATGATATTTTATGGACCGCCTGGAGTAGGAAAAACTACTGTTGCTAATATAGTGGCCAATAAAACTAATAAAAAGTTTTACAAAATAAATGCTACTAATTCATCTTTAGAAGATATTAAAAAGATTATAAGAGATTTAGATAGCTTAGAATGTATAAATGGTATTTTACTTTACTTAGATGAGATCCAAAACTTTAATAAAAAGCAGCAACAATCACTTTTAGAGTTTATGGAAAATGGAAAAATAACATTGATTGCAAGTACTACAGAAAATCCATATCACTATATTTATAAAGCTATATTAAGTAGATCTACTATATTTGAATTTAAGAGTATACAAAAAAGCGATATAATAAAAGGAATTAAAAGAGCTATATTGATTATAAAAAAAGATTTATTCGATATAAATATAGTATTTGATGAAAATGCAATAGATTATGTGGCAAGTGTAAGTGGTGGAGATTTAAGGAGAGCTATTAACAGTGTCGAACTTTGTATTTATTCAACTAATCCAAATGAAGATGGTGAAATAAATGTAAACATAGAGAAGGCTAAGGAATGTACTCAAAAAAGTGTTTTAAATTATGATAAATCAGGAGATAGTCACTATGATATATTAAGCGCATTTCAAAAGTCTATTAGAGGAAGTAATCCTGATGCAAGCATACATTATTTGGCAAGGCTTATAAAGGCAGGAGATCTTATAAGTATATGTAGAAGGTTACTAGTTATTGCTAGCGAGGATATAGGGATGGCTTATCCAAATGCTATTACCATAGTAAAGGCGTGCGTAGACAGTGCTAATCAAATAGGGTTCCCAGAAGCTAGAATGCCACTTGCTCAAGCAACTTTACTACTTGCAACTTCTCCTAAGTCAAATTCTGCTTATAAAGCTATAGATAAGGCTCTTTATGAGCTAGATACAATAGATGTTGGCCAGATACCTAATCATATTAAAGATGCCCATTACAGTGGAGCTAAGAGCTTAGGCAGAGGTGTGCAGTATAAATATCCTCATGGTTATAAGAACAATTACGTAGAGCAACAATACTTACCTGATAATATAAAGAATTCTATATATTATGAACCTGGTGATAATAAAATGGAGAGAAATATAGAGAACTATTTAAAGTTTATAAGAGAAAATTAA
- a CDS encoding aminotransferase class V-fold PLP-dependent enzyme: MFNKYRFLISGVNTKVPLENKKMVTYINFDNAATTPPFISVLKEILSFSNWYSSIHRGKGYKSQLSSDLYDESREVVANFVGADINNKEIIYVKNATEAINMLCNILYKEDSNSVVLSTCMEHHSNDLPWRKGNIDYVKIDSLGRLDLNDLEEKLIKYNGDVKLVTVTGVSNVTGYKNPIHKIAKIAHKYNSKILVDGAQLVPHTKVNMKNINAPDHIDYLVFSAHKMYAPFGSGVLIGPKPTFKKSNPDYVGGGTVDIVTHETVLWADPPDKNESGTPNLMGVIALTRAIKTLSLLNMKNLEKHEDNLLHYAMRSMKNIPDIKIYGDTYNIQDRTSIIPFNIEGISHESVAKILSLEYGIGVRNGCFCAQPYIQNLLNVPKEVIKEKMLMPNSPKPGMVRISFGIYNDFNEIDVLIKALYRIVNNKQHYIDKYEDKNTVHRC; this comes from the coding sequence ATGTTTAATAAATATAGATTTTTAATATCTGGAGTTAATACTAAGGTCCCACTTGAAAACAAAAAAATGGTTACTTATATAAACTTTGATAATGCTGCTACAACTCCACCTTTTATATCTGTACTTAAAGAAATACTTTCTTTTTCAAACTGGTATTCATCAATCCATAGAGGTAAGGGATATAAATCTCAGCTTTCTTCCGACTTATACGATGAATCCAGAGAGGTAGTTGCTAATTTCGTAGGTGCAGATATAAATAATAAGGAAATTATTTATGTCAAAAATGCAACAGAAGCTATAAATATGCTTTGTAATATACTTTATAAAGAGGACAGTAATTCTGTTGTTTTATCTACTTGTATGGAGCATCATTCTAATGATTTGCCGTGGAGAAAGGGTAATATTGATTATGTAAAAATAGATAGTTTAGGAAGACTCGATTTAAATGATCTAGAAGAAAAATTGATTAAATACAATGGAGATGTTAAACTTGTAACAGTTACAGGAGTGTCAAATGTAACAGGATACAAAAACCCAATACACAAAATAGCTAAAATAGCTCACAAGTATAATTCAAAAATACTAGTAGATGGAGCTCAACTAGTTCCTCATACAAAAGTAAATATGAAAAACATCAACGCGCCAGATCATATAGATTATTTGGTTTTTTCTGCTCATAAAATGTATGCACCTTTTGGAAGTGGGGTATTGATAGGACCTAAACCTACATTCAAAAAGAGTAACCCTGACTACGTAGGAGGTGGAACAGTAGACATTGTCACTCATGAAACCGTACTTTGGGCAGATCCTCCAGATAAAAATGAATCAGGTACCCCTAATTTAATGGGTGTAATAGCCCTTACAAGAGCAATCAAAACTTTGTCACTACTAAATATGAAAAACCTAGAAAAGCATGAGGATAACCTGTTACATTATGCTATGAGAAGTATGAAAAATATACCTGATATTAAAATCTATGGTGACACTTACAATATACAAGATAGAACCAGCATTATTCCATTTAATATAGAAGGTATTTCTCATGAATCAGTAGCAAAAATACTATCTTTAGAATATGGAATAGGTGTTAGAAATGGATGTTTCTGTGCTCAACCTTATATTCAAAACCTTCTTAATGTACCAAAGGAAGTAATAAAAGAAAAAATGCTAATGCCTAACTCTCCAAAGCCTGGAATGGTTAGAATAAGTTTTGGTATATATAACGATTTTAATGAAATAGATGTCTTGATAAAAGCCTTATATAGAATAGTTAATAATAAGCAACATTATATAGATAAATACGAAGACAAAAATACTGTTCACAGATGTTAA
- a CDS encoding pyruvate carboxylase, whose protein sequence is MVKKFKKVLVANRGEIAIRIFRACSELGIRTVGIYSKEDKYSLFRSKSDESYLVGEDKGPIEAYLDMESIIHIAKKKNIDAIHPGYGFLSENAEFARMCRENGIEFIGPSPEVMDRMGDKINSKKVAKEANVPTIPGVDHSIETAEEAKVIAKQIGYPIMLKASNGGGGRGMRVIEREEDLVLEFDRAVSESKKAFGKACIFIEKYLKKPKHIEVQILGDKHGNIVHLYERDCSVQRRHQKIIEFAPAFGLSEDVRDRICEDALKLANHVGYHSAGTLEFLVDADENYYFIEMNPRIQVEHTVSEMVTGIDIVQSQILVAQGYKLDSEEINIKSQDDIKLNGYSIQCRITTEDPKNNFMPDTGKIHVYRTGSGFGIRLDGGNGFTGSEITPHYDSLLVKTISWDRTFKNSIRKMLRSIKEIRIRGVKTNIGFLVNVLNHPDFVDGKCDTKFVDETEELFDIREGKNRGTKLLQFIGNVTINEAKETKKDFDMPKPPKIDESIIMEGSRDLLKKLGTKKFMEYVKDEKKLFITDTTMRDAHQSLFATRVRTNDLLKVSKAVSHNMNDLFSLEMWGGATYDVAYRFLKESPWLRLEKLRENIPNVMFQMLLRASNAVGYKNYPDNVLKEFIKESSSKGIDIFRIFDSLNWIDNMRLPIYEALNTGSLVEGTICYSGDILDSTKTKYTTKYYINMAKELEKMGVHMIAIKDMAGLLKPYAAYELVKALKEEVGVPIHLHTHDTSGNGLSTLLMASQAGVDIVDTAVESMAGLTSQPSMNSLVEALRNTGRDTKIDLEGIHEIGEYYRELRSVYSKFESDLKTSSAEIYKYEIPGGQYTNLKPQVESLGLGNKFKEVKDNYKEANEILGDIIKVTPSSKVVGDLSIFMTKNDLNKENIVTKGAEVSFPDSVVDYFRGMIGQPEGGFPKDLQKIVLKGEEPIDVRPGELLEDVNFDEIKKMLDEKFHMETNIRNIISYCLYPKVYEEYLSHLKEYNDVSKLESDVFFHGLNKGEECEVEIEPGKVLTIKLVEIADVKEDGKRTLTFELNGMRREVEIEDKNFSMNVKTVLKADLNNKLEVGASIPGKVVKVLVKEGDEVKENQPVIIIEAMKMETTIVSRSNGVIDKVYVKEADVVSDRELLISMK, encoded by the coding sequence ATGGTTAAAAAATTTAAAAAAGTATTGGTAGCTAATAGAGGAGAAATAGCGATAAGAATATTTAGAGCTTGTTCAGAGCTTGGTATTAGAACTGTAGGGATATATTCAAAGGAAGACAAGTACAGTCTTTTCAGAAGTAAATCAGATGAATCATACCTGGTAGGAGAAGATAAGGGGCCTATTGAAGCTTATCTAGATATGGAATCTATAATTCATATAGCTAAAAAGAAGAATATAGATGCTATACATCCTGGCTATGGATTTTTATCAGAAAATGCAGAGTTTGCTAGAATGTGTAGAGAAAATGGTATTGAGTTTATAGGCCCATCTCCTGAGGTTATGGACAGAATGGGAGATAAAATAAACTCTAAAAAGGTTGCTAAAGAAGCAAATGTACCTACAATACCTGGTGTTGATCATTCTATTGAAACAGCAGAAGAAGCTAAAGTAATAGCAAAACAAATAGGATACCCTATTATGCTTAAAGCGTCTAATGGCGGTGGCGGAAGAGGTATGAGAGTAATAGAAAGAGAAGAAGATTTAGTTTTAGAGTTTGACAGAGCTGTTAGTGAATCTAAAAAAGCCTTTGGAAAGGCTTGCATATTTATAGAAAAATACTTGAAAAAGCCAAAGCATATAGAGGTTCAAATACTTGGAGATAAGCATGGAAATATAGTTCATCTTTATGAAAGAGACTGTTCTGTTCAAAGAAGACATCAAAAAATAATAGAATTTGCTCCAGCATTTGGACTAAGTGAAGATGTTAGAGATAGAATATGTGAGGATGCTTTAAAGCTTGCAAATCATGTAGGATATCATAGTGCAGGAACTCTTGAGTTTTTAGTTGATGCTGATGAGAACTATTATTTTATAGAGATGAATCCTAGAATACAGGTTGAACATACTGTATCTGAAATGGTAACTGGAATTGATATAGTTCAAAGTCAAATACTTGTAGCTCAAGGTTATAAATTAGATAGTGAAGAAATAAATATAAAGTCTCAAGATGATATAAAGTTAAATGGATATTCAATACAGTGTAGAATAACTACAGAAGATCCTAAGAACAACTTTATGCCAGATACAGGTAAAATACATGTTTATAGAACAGGATCTGGTTTTGGTATAAGACTTGATGGAGGAAATGGATTTACAGGATCTGAAATAACACCTCACTACGATAGTTTATTGGTTAAGACTATATCTTGGGATAGAACGTTTAAAAATTCTATAAGAAAGATGCTAAGATCTATAAAGGAAATTAGAATAAGAGGGGTTAAGACTAATATAGGATTTTTGGTAAATGTATTAAATCACCCTGATTTTGTAGATGGTAAGTGTGATACTAAGTTTGTTGATGAAACAGAAGAATTATTTGATATAAGAGAAGGTAAAAATAGAGGTACAAAGCTTTTACAATTCATAGGTAATGTAACAATTAATGAAGCTAAAGAAACTAAGAAAGACTTTGATATGCCAAAACCACCTAAGATAGATGAATCTATAATAATGGAAGGTTCTAGAGACTTACTTAAAAAGCTTGGTACTAAAAAGTTTATGGAGTATGTTAAAGATGAGAAGAAACTATTCATAACTGATACCACTATGAGAGATGCACATCAATCATTATTTGCTACTAGAGTTAGAACTAACGACCTTTTAAAAGTTTCAAAAGCAGTAAGTCATAATATGAATGATTTATTCTCTCTTGAGATGTGGGGAGGAGCAACTTATGATGTTGCATATAGATTCCTTAAGGAGTCGCCATGGCTAAGACTTGAAAAACTTAGAGAAAATATACCTAATGTAATGTTCCAAATGCTTCTTAGAGCTTCTAATGCAGTTGGATATAAAAACTATCCAGATAACGTATTAAAAGAATTTATTAAAGAATCATCAAGCAAAGGAATAGATATATTTAGAATATTCGATAGCTTAAACTGGATTGATAACATGAGACTTCCTATATACGAAGCTTTAAATACAGGAAGTTTAGTAGAAGGTACAATATGTTATAGTGGAGATATATTAGATTCTACTAAAACTAAATACACTACTAAATATTATATAAATATGGCTAAAGAACTTGAAAAAATGGGAGTTCATATGATAGCTATAAAAGATATGGCAGGTCTTCTAAAGCCTTATGCAGCATATGAACTTGTGAAGGCATTAAAAGAAGAAGTAGGAGTTCCAATTCACCTTCATACTCATGATACTAGTGGAAATGGACTATCAACACTTCTTATGGCATCACAAGCTGGAGTTGATATAGTAGATACTGCGGTTGAATCTATGGCAGGACTTACAAGTCAACCATCTATGAACAGCTTAGTAGAAGCATTAAGAAATACGGGAAGAGATACTAAAATAGACCTTGAAGGAATACATGAAATAGGAGAATATTATAGAGAACTTAGAAGCGTATATTCTAAATTTGAAAGTGACTTAAAGACATCATCAGCAGAAATATACAAATATGAGATACCTGGTGGACAATATACTAACCTAAAACCTCAAGTTGAAAGCTTAGGACTTGGAAATAAGTTTAAAGAAGTAAAAGACAATTATAAAGAAGCTAATGAGATATTAGGAGATATAATAAAAGTTACACCTTCATCAAAAGTAGTTGGAGACTTATCTATATTCATGACTAAGAATGATCTTAATAAAGAGAATATAGTTACAAAAGGAGCAGAAGTTTCATTCCCAGATTCGGTAGTAGATTACTTTAGAGGAATGATAGGGCAACCAGAAGGAGGATTCCCTAAAGATTTACAAAAAATCGTTTTAAAAGGAGAAGAGCCTATTGATGTAAGACCTGGGGAACTTTTAGAAGATGTAAACTTTGATGAAATCAAGAAAATGTTAGACGAAAAATTCCATATGGAGACTAATATCAGAAATATAATAAGTTATTGCTTATATCCTAAAGTATATGAAGAGTATTTATCTCATCTTAAGGAGTACAATGATGTATCAAAGCTTGAAAGTGATGTGTTCTTCCATGGACTTAATAAAGGCGAAGAGTGTGAAGTTGAAATAGAACCTGGTAAGGTTTTAACTATAAAATTGGTAGAAATAGCAGATGTTAAAGAAGATGGAAAAAGAACACTAACATTTGAATTAAATGGTATGAGAAGAGAAGTTGAAATAGAAGATAAGAACTTCTCAATGAATGTAAAAACAGTTCTTAAAGCTGACCTGAACAACAAACTTGAAGTTGGAGCTAGTATTCCTGGAAAGGTTGTAAAGGTATTAGTTAAAGAGGGAGATGAAGTTAAAGAAAATCAACCTGTTATAATAATAGAAGCTATGAAGATGGAGACGACTATAGTGTCTAGAAGTAATGGGGTTATAGATAAGGTTTATGTAAAGGAAGCCGATGTGGTTTCTGATAGAGAGTTATTAATATCTATGAAATAA
- a CDS encoding multicopper oxidase family protein codes for MAKPLNPKCIPKYVNQLPIPPVFKPTIVKDPITGEDISHNYTVTMTEFMQQILPPMFPQTTVWGYEGNVEDLCTGEVSCFRSSPGATFETIRGIPANVQWINNITEPNLFAVDPTLHWANPNNIPTPTPPFLPFPPGYTLAQNPVPLVTHLHGAEVRSDSDGGPDAWFTAGEENKGSAFLKSRYTYPNTQEPTTLWYHDHALGTTRLGVYAGLAGFYLIKDPNNKISPLLPSGLYEIPIVIQDRSFNKDGSLFFPSNGVNPDVHPYWRPAFVGNAITVNGKVWPNLNVERRQYRFRLLNGSNTRTYNLKLSNEQPFIQIGSDGGFLPFPVTLNELLIAPGERADILIDFSILDPETTIIMTNDANAPFPNGRAPDPDTVGQIMQFTILDTPVVPPTKLPAKLNKIPVLTPDEQKKILTLNVVRGPNGALELLLDGQTWGAPISELPIVGSTVEWEIVNLTNGAHPIHIHLIQFQVANRQNFDNVAYREEWIKLNGEPPLNHPTVPLPVDPFLEGSPIDPPLNERGWKDTVIMLPGEVTRLKLRFAPQDADPKKVNPGVNLFPFDPTFGPGYVWHCHILDHEDNEMMRPLKVTSCPIPVANPQSCCQVMVEGSTQLVPPALKDSLIVHKNTVYAEIERVCPENVLITGFIRRTISYTAALDNGIEQEKEIVDDTPFQCVIDRDDANEGDEFRIVGSTILCEVFAHTQNFGTQPITNEPLAYKFVEKDIVKVCIRKGCVEIPTK; via the coding sequence ATGGCAAAACCATTAAATCCAAAATGCATACCTAAATATGTCAATCAATTACCTATTCCTCCTGTATTCAAGCCCACTATTGTGAAAGATCCAATTACAGGAGAAGACATAAGTCATAATTATACAGTTACTATGACTGAATTTATGCAACAAATCCTTCCTCCTATGTTCCCTCAGACAACTGTTTGGGGATATGAAGGTAATGTTGAAGATCTATGTACAGGTGAAGTTTCTTGTTTTCGTAGTTCTCCAGGTGCTACCTTTGAAACTATTCGAGGAATACCTGCCAATGTACAGTGGATAAATAATATTACGGAACCAAATTTATTTGCAGTAGATCCTACATTACATTGGGCAAATCCTAATAATATACCAACACCAACACCACCATTTCTGCCATTTCCTCCAGGATATACTTTAGCACAGAATCCAGTTCCCCTTGTTACACATTTGCATGGTGCAGAGGTTAGATCTGATTCTGATGGTGGTCCAGATGCGTGGTTTACGGCTGGAGAGGAAAACAAGGGGTCAGCATTTTTAAAGTCTCGTTATACCTACCCCAACACACAAGAGCCAACTACCCTTTGGTATCACGACCATGCGCTGGGAACCACACGTCTTGGAGTATACGCAGGCCTTGCTGGATTCTATTTGATAAAGGATCCAAATAATAAAATATCTCCACTTCTTCCAAGTGGTCTATATGAAATTCCTATAGTTATTCAAGATCGTTCATTCAATAAAGATGGCTCATTATTCTTTCCTAGCAATGGTGTCAATCCTGATGTTCACCCTTATTGGAGACCTGCATTTGTAGGTAATGCTATTACGGTCAATGGAAAGGTATGGCCTAATTTGAACGTTGAGCGTAGACAGTACAGATTTAGACTTCTTAACGGATCAAATACTAGAACATATAACTTAAAACTTTCAAATGAACAGCCATTTATTCAGATTGGTTCTGACGGGGGCTTTCTACCTTTCCCTGTAACATTGAATGAACTACTAATTGCACCAGGAGAGCGTGCTGACATCTTGATTGATTTTTCAATATTAGATCCAGAAACAACTATTATTATGACTAATGATGCTAATGCACCTTTCCCAAATGGTAGAGCTCCTGATCCAGATACGGTTGGACAAATTATGCAGTTCACTATACTCGATACACCTGTAGTCCCACCAACTAAACTTCCTGCAAAGTTGAATAAAATCCCTGTGCTAACTCCAGATGAACAAAAGAAGATTTTAACTTTAAATGTAGTACGAGGACCTAACGGTGCCCTTGAATTGCTGTTAGATGGTCAAACGTGGGGGGCTCCAATTTCAGAATTACCTATAGTAGGATCAACGGTTGAGTGGGAAATTGTGAATCTTACCAATGGTGCACATCCAATCCACATACACTTGATACAGTTCCAAGTTGCAAACCGCCAGAACTTTGATAATGTAGCATACCGTGAAGAATGGATCAAACTCAATGGTGAACCTCCTCTTAATCATCCAACCGTACCATTGCCAGTTGACCCATTCCTAGAAGGTAGTCCTATTGACCCACCTTTAAATGAACGTGGGTGGAAAGATACTGTTATAATGCTACCAGGAGAAGTAACTAGACTTAAACTTAGATTTGCACCACAGGATGCTGATCCTAAAAAAGTTAATCCAGGAGTGAATTTATTTCCATTTGACCCTACATTTGGTCCTGGTTATGTATGGCATTGTCATATTCTAGATCATGAAGACAATGAAATGATGAGACCACTTAAAGTTACGTCTTGTCCTATACCTGTAGCTAATCCGCAATCTTGCTGTCAAGTTATGGTTGAGGGAAGTACTCAATTAGTTCCACCAGCTCTAAAAGATTCACTTATTGTTCATAAAAACACAGTCTATGCTGAAATTGAAAGAGTCTGCCCTGAGAATGTTCTTATCACTGGTTTTATCCGAAGAACTATTAGCTATACTGCCGCTTTAGATAATGGAATTGAGCAAGAGAAAGAAATTGTAGATGATACTCCTTTCCAATGTGTAATCGATAGAGACGATGCTAATGAAGGTGATGAGTTTAGAATTGTAGGTTCAACCATATTATGTGAAGTTTTTGCTCATACCCAAAACTTTGGAACACAACCTATTACAAATGAACCTTTAGCTTATAAATTTGTGGAAAAGGATATTGTTAAGGTTTGCATAAGAAAAGGTTGTGTAGAGATACCAACAAAATAG
- a CDS encoding ribosomal maturation YjgA family protein translates to MNKRNRYIYFIFIIIVIIMGLVSRKLSNMPEFIKSYLPDTLWGLMVFFVMGFIFNKSSILKVAIYSLVFSYCIEISQLYHSPLIDSIRTTTLGGLVLGFGFLWSDLVCYSAGILTGYTIEKYYINKKGGLI, encoded by the coding sequence ATGAATAAGAGAAATAGATATATATATTTTATTTTTATAATTATAGTAATAATAATGGGATTAGTATCTAGAAAATTAAGTAATATGCCAGAGTTTATTAAAAGCTATTTGCCTGATACATTATGGGGTCTAATGGTGTTTTTCGTAATGGGATTTATATTTAATAAATCTAGCATATTAAAGGTAGCTATATATTCTTTGGTATTTAGCTACTGTATAGAAATAAGTCAACTGTATCATTCACCGTTGATAGATAGCATAAGAACAACTACACTTGGAGGATTGGTTTTAGGGTTTGGATTTTTGTGGTCAGATTTAGTTTGTTATAGCGCTGGAATTTTGACTGGATATACAATTGAGAAGTATTATATAAACAAAAAAGGAGGGCTAATATGA
- a CDS encoding S66 family peptidase produces the protein MIANKLKAGDEIRVIAPARSLGIIDESTRNIANKCLEKMGLKVTFSKNCEKIDEFSSSSIQSRVNDLHEAFLDDNVKCILTVIGGFNSNQLLDYIDYDIIKNNPKIICGYSDITILSNAIYKITGLVTYSGPHYSTFGMEKGIDYTIDYFKKCLMSEEVFELTPSEKWSDDMWFLDQNNRMFYENNGYITVNKGSAKGEAIGGNLCTLNLLQGTKYMPDLKDKIVFIEDTSSSFAEEFDRDLQSLIHQPDFDKVKGIVIGRFQVGSKITKEKIIKIIKTKKELNNIPVIADVDFGHTTPHITFPIGGEVEIVAEYDCSKILISKH, from the coding sequence ATGATTGCAAATAAATTGAAAGCAGGAGATGAAATAAGAGTTATAGCACCAGCTAGAAGTCTAGGAATAATAGATGAAAGTACAAGAAATATAGCTAATAAATGTTTAGAAAAGATGGGGCTTAAGGTTACATTTTCTAAAAACTGTGAGAAAATTGATGAATTTAGTTCTTCTTCAATACAATCTAGAGTAAATGATTTACATGAAGCTTTTTTAGATGATAATGTAAAATGTATACTTACTGTTATAGGAGGATTTAATTCAAATCAATTATTGGATTATATAGATTATGATATTATAAAAAACAATCCTAAAATAATTTGTGGGTATTCAGATATAACTATTTTATCTAATGCAATTTATAAAATAACAGGCTTAGTAACATACTCAGGACCACATTATTCAACTTTTGGAATGGAAAAAGGGATAGATTATACTATAGACTATTTCAAAAAGTGCTTGATGAGTGAGGAAGTATTTGAATTAACACCTTCTGAAAAATGGAGTGACGATATGTGGTTTTTAGATCAAAATAATAGAATGTTTTATGAAAATAATGGATATATAACTGTAAACAAAGGAAGTGCTAAAGGAGAGGCTATAGGAGGCAATCTTTGTACCCTCAATTTACTTCAAGGAACTAAATATATGCCTGATTTGAAAGATAAAATTGTGTTTATAGAAGACACATCTTCAAGTTTCGCTGAAGAATTTGATAGAGATTTACAATCATTAATTCATCAACCTGATTTTGATAAAGTAAAAGGAATAGTAATTGGGAGATTCCAAGTAGGATCGAAAATTACAAAAGAAAAGATAATAAAAATAATAAAGACAAAGAAAGAATTAAATAATATACCTGTAATTGCAGATGTAGATTTTGGGCATACAACTCCTCATATAACATTCCCTATAGGTGGAGAGGTAGAAATAGTGGCAGAATATGATTGTAGTAAAATTTTAATAAGTAAGCATTAG